A window from Catenulispora sp. MAP5-51 encodes these proteins:
- a CDS encoding aspartate-semialdehyde dehydrogenase, which translates to MTGKKPTLAVVGATGAVGTVMLDLLSTREDVWGEIRLIASARSAGRKLACRGEQLEVVALSEEAFEGVDVAMFDVPDEVSAQWAPIAAGLGAVAVDNSGAFRMDPEVPLVVPEVNASAARNRPKGIIANPNCTTLSMIVVLGALHQRYGLASVVAASYQAASGAGQPGIDTLRAQMEKVSGTNLGTHPGDLRGVVGDLGPFPAPLALNVVPWAGSLKEDGWSSEELKIRNESRKILGLPDLRVSATCVRVPVVTTHSVSVHASFEDEVTVAGAHEILRAAPGVVVLDDPAAGEFPTPADVVGTDPTWVGRIRRSLDDPKSLELFVCGDNLRKGAALNTAQIAEVVAAELSGKV; encoded by the coding sequence ATGACTGGAAAGAAGCCCACCCTGGCGGTCGTGGGGGCGACCGGAGCGGTCGGCACCGTGATGCTCGACCTGCTGTCCACCCGCGAGGACGTCTGGGGCGAGATCCGTTTGATCGCCTCGGCGCGCAGCGCCGGGCGCAAGCTGGCCTGCCGCGGCGAGCAGTTGGAGGTCGTGGCGCTGTCCGAGGAGGCCTTCGAGGGCGTCGACGTGGCGATGTTCGACGTGCCCGACGAGGTCTCGGCGCAGTGGGCGCCGATCGCCGCAGGCCTTGGGGCGGTGGCCGTGGACAACTCCGGCGCGTTCCGGATGGACCCGGAGGTGCCGCTGGTGGTGCCGGAGGTCAACGCCTCCGCCGCGCGCAACCGGCCCAAGGGCATCATCGCCAACCCGAACTGCACGACGCTGTCGATGATCGTGGTGCTCGGTGCCCTGCACCAGCGCTACGGCCTGGCCTCGGTGGTGGCCGCGTCCTACCAGGCGGCCTCCGGTGCCGGCCAGCCCGGCATCGACACGCTGCGCGCGCAGATGGAGAAGGTGTCCGGCACCAACCTCGGCACCCACCCCGGCGACCTGCGCGGCGTGGTCGGCGACCTGGGCCCGTTCCCGGCGCCGCTGGCGCTGAACGTGGTGCCGTGGGCCGGCTCGCTGAAGGAGGACGGCTGGTCCTCCGAGGAGCTGAAGATCCGCAACGAGTCGCGCAAGATCCTGGGCCTGCCGGACCTGCGGGTGTCGGCGACCTGTGTGCGCGTCCCGGTGGTCACCACGCACTCGGTGTCCGTGCACGCCAGCTTCGAGGACGAGGTCACCGTGGCCGGCGCGCACGAGATACTGCGGGCCGCCCCGGGCGTCGTCGTGCTCGACGACCCGGCGGCCGGGGAGTTCCCGACCCCGGCGGACGTGGTCGGCACCGACCCGACGTGGGTGGGGCGCATCCGGCGTTCGCTGGACGACCCGAAGTCGCTGGAGCTGTTCGTCTGCGGCGACAACCTGCGCAAGGGCGCTGCGCTGAACACCGCGCAGATCGCCGAGGTGGTGGCTGCGGAGCTGTCCGGGAAGGTCTAA
- a CDS encoding aspartate kinase: MGLIVQKYGGSSVADAESIKRVAKRIMETRRAGHEVCVVVSAMGDTTDELIDLAKQVSPILEGREYDMLLTAGERISMSLVAMAINSMGGDARSFTGSQAGVITDQSFNKARITSVTPGRLRTALDEGAITIVAGFQGVSETTKDITTLGRGGSDTTAVALAAALGADVCEIYTDVDGVFSADPRLVPKARKLNRVAYEEMLELAASGAKILHLRSVEYARRFNVPIHVRSSFSQHEGTWVRAREEGETVEQAIIAGVAHDTSEAKVTVVGVPDKPGVAAQIFRTIADAELNIDMVVQNISAAATGRTDISFTLPVADGRRAITALQKVQPAIAFESLLFDDQIAKVSLVGAGMKSHPGVTAVFFEALSNVGVNAEMISTSEIRISVVCRADVVKDAVAALHTAFGLDADGNEAVVYGGTGR, from the coding sequence GTGGGCCTCATCGTCCAGAAGTACGGGGGCAGCTCCGTTGCCGACGCCGAGAGCATCAAGCGTGTCGCCAAACGGATCATGGAGACGCGCCGGGCCGGCCACGAGGTGTGCGTCGTGGTCTCGGCGATGGGCGACACCACCGACGAGCTGATCGACCTGGCCAAGCAGGTCTCGCCGATCCTGGAGGGCCGCGAGTACGACATGCTGCTCACCGCCGGCGAGCGCATCTCGATGTCGCTGGTGGCCATGGCCATCAACTCCATGGGCGGCGACGCGCGCAGCTTCACCGGCTCGCAGGCCGGCGTGATCACCGACCAGTCCTTCAACAAGGCCCGCATCACCTCGGTGACCCCGGGCCGGCTGCGCACGGCGCTGGACGAGGGCGCGATCACGATCGTGGCCGGCTTCCAGGGCGTCTCGGAGACCACGAAGGACATCACCACGCTGGGCCGAGGCGGCTCGGACACCACCGCGGTCGCGCTGGCCGCGGCCCTGGGCGCCGACGTCTGCGAGATCTACACCGACGTGGACGGCGTGTTCTCCGCCGACCCGCGCCTGGTGCCCAAGGCCCGCAAGCTGAACCGGGTCGCCTATGAGGAGATGCTGGAGCTCGCCGCGTCCGGCGCGAAGATCCTGCACCTGCGCAGCGTGGAGTACGCGCGCCGTTTCAACGTCCCGATCCATGTCCGTTCGTCGTTCTCCCAGCATGAGGGCACCTGGGTCCGCGCCAGAGAAGAAGGAGAAACCGTGGAGCAAGCCATCATCGCCGGGGTCGCGCATGACACCAGCGAGGCGAAGGTCACGGTGGTCGGCGTGCCCGACAAGCCCGGCGTGGCCGCCCAGATCTTCCGCACCATCGCCGACGCCGAGCTGAACATCGACATGGTGGTGCAGAACATCTCCGCCGCCGCGACCGGCCGCACCGACATCTCCTTCACGCTGCCGGTCGCCGACGGCCGCAGGGCGATCACCGCGCTGCAGAAGGTGCAGCCCGCGATCGCCTTCGAGTCGCTGCTGTTCGACGACCAGATCGCCAAGGTGTCGCTGGTCGGCGCGGGCATGAAGTCGCACCCCGGGGTGACCGCGGTGTTCTTCGAGGCCCTGTCCAACGTCGGCGTGAACGCCGAGATGATCTCGACCTCGGAGATCCGCATCTCCGTGGTCTGCCGCGCCGACGTCGTCAAGGACGCCGTCGCCGCGCTGCACACCGCCTTCGGCCTGGACGCCGATGGCAACGAAGCCGTGGTTTACGGAGGCACCGGCCGATGA